A stretch of DNA from Cryptomeria japonica chromosome 4, Sugi_1.0, whole genome shotgun sequence:
gtgctccttgggttggtgccctaaatcaggggttgtatctctttgggttggtgccctaaactttgtaacaaattttactgtgaggttggattggagtagtagactccaacaacattgctcactgaggtttttccgatcttgggtttttctcgtacatactggtgttatgtggtgtgccccttttgtgtgattgcattgtgtTGCTTTGTTTTAGCTTACCGGTAAGATTGCTTAGTGTTTGTTTTGCTAACTGGTATTCTCACTTGGGATTAGAAGGGCAAAGTTTggataccactgattcaccccctctctcagtggcatattgtgtccaataataattataattaaatcacACGTTTTTTACTATAATCTACAATTAGTTGTTTAAATAATATATACATaattaaacaaaataataaataacaataatgttatatttattttgtaattaataaAGATAATTTTACAAATATATAATATCTAATTGAATCATACTCAACGTCTGGCTTGCATTAATAACGAAAAAAAAAAACCTCTTATCTCCACCCTTCCACAACCTTAATGACAAGGAAGTGGCCATACTTCCATGAATGATGACAAATTTAAAAGTGATCAAGACAATGATACACAAGACCAAGGACATATTCCAAGACATGACCACTAGTTATGTATGTGGCATCATCAAGGCCAACTATATGCTCAACACGAGCAACAAATCATGTCATGTGATGTGGTCAAAGCATGAAAGTACTACCGTTTGAACTATTGAAAATGTCGAGGGAGGTGTTGGAGCCTATGTAACCATAAGAATACAAGCTATTAACACtcttaaataaaatgaaatatagattgataaaataaaaaataaataattaatattaaatttttatatattattaatattaaaaattacaatagtaaatttcaaaaataaaaccaAACACGCATGCATCGTCCCGTACACCAGTTATTTGAGCCTTCATATACGTCCACAATCTATCTAATCCCCTCTAGAATTTCAATCTTGCGGGCCACTTTGACCACTATAGATAGTTGCGTTGGGCAAATCTTGTCATGTGATAAGCAACGTTTGCGTGTGGAAGTGGTATATCCTTTCTGTTAGCAACCGGGGGAATGGAATGCGTTGGAAGCTGTTCCGAAACCTCTCTTCTCTTCAGAGTTGCTTCCCTAGTCCCAGCCATTCGGGGTTAGAACACGGACCGGGCGGCTGGAAGATAGCTTGTTAATTCCTTCCATCCCTCACCCCAGCTTCCTTCCCGGGCCTTCCCTCTATGAAAAAGGTTTGAACTTGAACAACGTTAAAAAATTCAATGTAAGAGTAACAGTTGATCCCTTACCAGGAGTGCTATGTCTCATTAAAGTTGGGCAAATTGTGTCATGTGATAAGCGATGTTTTGCGCGTGGGAGTGGTATATCTCACTAGCATTATTTCAAACGTCATGCATAGTTTTCTTGTGACGAAGTCTCCTCGGGTATAAAAAGTCCAGTAGAAGATACGCAGAAAATGGTGTACGGTTTCTATCATTGAAGCGCCTTTGTTATTTGAGTAATTTCAACCATGGAAATCTATACTTACCTACAGCTGCCACTTTCCCTTAGCCTCAGGCGTTTACTGACCCCGGGCTTCTTGTCAAGTGAACGAAAACCACAGGCGCCTTCGCAAATCGACCCTAagacataatttaaaaaataaaaataaaattatgatctTGCTGTGTTGAGGCCTCGCAGATCAAATTTCAATGTAATTGTAGGAGTAATTCCAGATAGGAAGAAGATGAGGCGTGATTCCATTCTTATTTTGATCTTTCTATTGAGTTCTTGTTGGTTCATATGTGAGTGCCGATGGTCTAGCTGCAACAATGAAACAACTTATTCTTATGGCGGTACATATTCTAGAAACCTGAACCAAGTTATCAATGATCTGTATCGCAACACGTCTGATATTCCAGAGTTTAGTACCTCTTCACATGGTGATTATCCCGATAACGTCTATGGGCTTTTGCAGTGTGTGGGGAATATATCAGTGGAAAACTGTTCTGAGTGTTCGAAGAATGCATATAGAACTGTTAGTGAAAACTGCAGCAATGACATAGGTGGGGAGGCATGGATGGATGACTGTTTCCTGCGCTATGATAACTACGATTTCTTTTCGGAAGCAAGTATCGGTGCATTTTCCCTTCCCAATGATAATTACGTCCCTAGCAATTTAGAGGATTACGAGGCTACAGTAACTAATCTTCTGAAGAATCTGTCTGAGAAAGCTTACGAGTCTGCAAATAAGGGTTTCGCTGTAGGATCAGCGAATTACACCACTTCCGGAAAAGTATACGGTTTAGTCCAGTGTTGGAGAGTTGTACTCGTAGAAAATTGCAAAAAGTGCTTGATCTCTGCAAGGCAAGAGGGAGAAAAATGTTGCTTAAGGAAGAAAGGAGCTCGGCTTCTGGGCACAAACTGCAAAATAAGACATGAGACATACCCTTTTTTTGGCTCAGCAGAGTCGATGTCACCCGAGGGATCGACTAAGCCAACAGAGGCCCATAGTTCTGgtaacatatttaatcaaattttcaaaatatttcaaatagTACGCTTGAATGTGTTCGATAGATTTTTATTGGGTAGATAGTGTAAATGATCCTGAGTAATGAATAACCATGAAGATCTACCCTGCAGAAAAGTCCCCAAAAACATTACCCATAATTCTGGGGCTTGTGGGGGTTCTGATTCTGGTGTTCGTTATTTGCCTGATTGCAATGAGAAAAAGAATGGCATCTGCCATTTCTGTGAGGCAAATAACTCTAGTTACCCAGAACGAAGGCGCTCCTTCAAATCTTTTTCTTTGTTATTTAAATTTCTCTTTTTCTGATTAAAATCCAACATTTAATCCTCTACGCCTACCCACTTGTTTACAGAGAGGCGGGGGTATTCCCCTGAAGCCAGATTAATTATACAGGAGAAACATTTTGTGTTCAGTTTAGAAGAACTTGCAGAATCCACACAAAATTTTGATGAGAATAAGAAGCTTGGAGTGGGAGGTTTTGGTGCCGTCTACAAGGTGGGCTTGTATTCCGTTCCTTAACAGAAAGAGTCCGTTTAAAGAAGCATATGCAGCACTAATTCTGTTGTGATGTTTCAGGGAACAACTAGAGACGGAAAGGAAATAACTGTGAAAAAACTGTCTGCAAGATCTACGCAAGGCAGGAAAGAATTTATGAACGAAGTGAAGTTGCTGGCCAATGTTCAGCACCGAAATCTTGTGAAGCTATTGGGATGTTGTGCTGAGGAAGATGAAACGTTGCTTGTTTATGAATACTTTCCCAATAAGAGCTTGGACACTTTTCTATTTGGTAAGTTATAAAGCAAGCGCTGTTGTAGAGATGTTTGCTTTACAGAAAATAAGATATAacaacaaaagtaaaaaaaaatgggATTACAGATCCGGAAAAGCGCAGAGAGTTAAGTTGGTAAAAGCGTTATAACATTATAATTGGAATCGCCCGTGGCCTTCTCTATCTTCACGGGATTCACAGTTGAAAATTATTCACAGAGATATCAAAGCAAACAACATTTTACTTGATGAGAAACTCAATGCCAAGATAGCTGACTTTGGCCTAGCTAGATTATTTGCTGGAGATGAAACGCATGTCGATACAAAAGCTGCAGGCACATAGTAAGGATCCTCGCAATGATGATATTGTGCTGAGTAATTATAGATCTATATCAGTGATGGCTATAAATTGCTGGGTTTCTTTGTTATTTTGTAAATTACTTTGTCTATATTGCTGGGTTTCCAGAGTACGCAATGCAAGGTCAGCTGTCAGTTAAAGCTGACGTTTACAGTTTTGGAGTGCTTCTGCTTGAGATCTTGAGCGAAAGGAAAAATAGTGATGCAAATATTCCCAACGAAATGGAAAGCCTGTCAGAATGGGTAAGCAACTGGACTTCTCACTACGCATCCATCTTCATAATGCTTTTCAAAGCCAAACACCCAAGGTGTGATGAATTAATGTATGTGTTGCAGGCATGGAGAGTATACAAAAGAGAATATGCTTCGAATTTTGTGGATCCAACGGTAGCAGAAACATGTCCAGAGGAGAAATCGTTGAGATATATCCAGGTTGGGCTTTTTTGTGTACAAGCGGATGCGACCCTTCGTCCAGCTATGTCGAATGTTATTGTGATGATATCCAGCAGTTCGGTCACACTACCAAATCCCAAAAAACCTGCTTTCATAAACCTGAGCAAAAGCTATGTCCCAAAAGCAGGAGTGAAGTTAAGCTCAGGATCAGGGGTAAGGGTGGAGGATTATGAAACGGGGGCATCTGGGACGACGACGTCATCTGCATCAGGCGTTGCGTCAGTAAATGATGCCTCCATCACTCAAGTGAACCCTAGGTAGGGAGGTAGGGTTTACAAATAGATGCCTCTTTATTAGCCTTATAGTATACCGACTCGTTAAGAGTCTGCGAGAGCAAAATGTTGAAATGCTGTTCTGTGACCTTCTCTTTCAAATTCTGCTCATTATATTATTTGTATTTTGCTTTGTTCAATAAAACAAAAAAGGTCACCCTGTCGTAAGTGGTACTGTTTATTAATAGAAATTAATATTTTCCATATAGAATCATAAATCTTTTGTCTATTGTTTGGAGAAGTAGAGTGCAAGCCAGCTCATATAATTTAATTTGATAAGTGATGGTAGAAAGGTtatgttttatattgaataaaGTACAAAATTGAAGTTACGAGGGTAGTTGAAGAAAAAAGTTGAATCACTCGCAATTCAGTGAGAAGGGCAATAAAGAATAGACAAATACAGTAAGACATAAACATTTTAGATTTTTACCGTGACCTAGATGAATATTGTTTATTATATAAATTGATTGATTGTTATTCTTTATTCATCTTTGTGAGTGTACAATTGATTATATGACTTAATCTTTAGTGCATACATGAATTGATGTTTGTGGATCTAAATTTCTAAGAAGCTTGATATAATTTGTTCACCTTTGTTTCTAAAGTTTGTTTCTTGCAAGGACATGTAGTCTTCACAAATACTTTTAGAGAATATGTTACTTTAAAAGCTTAATAGACTAGCTTTATGGCTTTAAGTGGAATGATTGAGAACAAGAAGCAAGCAAACAATACCCTAAGATGATGCCATGATGTAAATGTTTTCATAATTTGATTTTGATTCTCTTATAAATATATTGGTATTTTTGCATAAGCCGTAGCTTGTCTTTCATGAATTTTATGTGAATGATTGAATGAATGTCCTTAAATACAACCACCAAACACATAAAATATTTTATCTAAATAAACTTCTACTTGTATTTTAGCTACACTTTAGTACATGGATTTCAAAATATCCCTTAAACACAACAATTTACTTATtatttttgttggattttgccaagatcaagaggtcaatgaaatgtacaagatagagacataatatgggacaagaataaactgtattctcatcaatagaaaatgatcaacaatcaactggattattgttcttacatacaatgtagatgagcctgcttatataggcaaggctagggatatgtatgagcacacaaatatgacacgtggctcaataagaaacaagggtaggtaggaaataggtgtgggtaggtaggagaaataatataatattccacatgaggtggatcacccaccgaaggtggaattatcactccacaataagtggatatgatagtgtaataacaagatcaacaccataagaggtggaatttctcctacacacactatcccaatgtgacacaaacacccaagtgtctcatatccaaactactatgaaatgcattatcctaagtaaacttaagtaagtgtaataatatccatgatgaataattatttacaccaacacccccccttaagtgcaacttaggggaatgcacttaagtctacaatgcaactaagcaatgcaagatgggtcccggctacgaggccatgttaggtacccatgcacaaatgcaaatgcatgcaaccaatgcaatgaaatctctcacaaagtggggaaagagagaaaaacccaatgggaaaaaaccctcccccaaaaagagagatgaaagctatacaagagaactctcaaagaagtatgtgaggaacaaaaccccatgtgaggaaaaagtcccccccatatgagagaagaagagaagtcaaactgtgatcctccctcaatgaagaatctgcaccaatgatagaagctcgatgtatgaagaaactgctccatgaacgtcgaacaacattcctccccttaggaagaaacaaaaccaaaggtgtatccatgaagtctccccaatcatgaagggaagatgtatgaagaaaactcatgatgaaaggaatctctaaaaactgctcaggtgtccccatgtcgatgctgaaagataccccctccaaaggtggtaaactgtgccacactgctgaaaaaggaactccaacatctagtgaagatgaatgtagaacaatatccaaagactcatgtgtctcctcaaagcataaagagacctcctccaactgctgtacataagtatccacaatcatgtcaacctcgaaagaatgatcatgtagagaatgaacaagagggtcagagtgtgccctcgcaacaatcgaagaaggatcatcttcatcaaagagaagatgaatgtcatcaatgatgtctcccaaatctgcaatgtaggattccacaaacaaacctgcaatatctgtcatgtaatcatcccatgaatctgaagctggaagacaatgtatatcctgctgcactgaatcacatgaaggcaaaactgtcgcactatctgcatcatcaggtgcaataggtgatgtgatatcaatatgagaagatgaaatacaagactcaagaacgggttcacatgtcagaattcccatgttcaagtgtccaaagttctcctcaaaatctgaatcatcacaataagtgtgatcatcatgtgtagaatcatcaaatgtgaaatcatcatcatcaacaaaatctgaaaaggtgtataaccgagatgcatgatcaaccaccccagtcgcaatgatagctctagtctccatgtctctaataaaaactgagtcaggtgtgaactccacaactctcttagttgcgccatgtgtgatttgataaatagaaaggagattgtttgtcaagtggggtacacacaacacatcattgaaggagttatccccaatgtcaatagatcctttcccaatcacatccatgtatgtatgattgcccatcaaaatctgtggcatggtgcaaggctcaaatgtagagaacatagactgtgaagatgccatatgatgagaagcccctgaatctagaagccatctctctgaagtatgatttgttgtagcacatagagcttttccttttcttgttccaaaagagtgagtttttccacttgtagaagccatgaatgcttgcccttttccttttgaatgtgaggaagtggaagttgatgaatcatccttcttgtagactttaggcaaatcaatgttatgctttttgatgatatgtgtgagctcatcaatcttcttagtatggcaacgatgttcctcatgaccaatctttttacaataagcacaagtaggtctttctctctttggtgaattatctttcttggaagaggatgaatctccttgttttggagaagattgtgctttttccttaggctttgattgccatttcttcttgtttgagttgtcctttccttgatttcctttgttcccttgatttgccactaatgcttgagacttagaagaagccttaagaatgcccatgcttatcaacttagtttgttccatcatcaacatttcattgaaagcatcaaatgtaggcattttgtagcttgaacccattgtcatcctatgagtttggaaactagaaacaaatgctgcatattcttgtggaagcttccctatcaagttgaatatcaattgagtatccttcttatcaatgccacaatctttgagttgtgccctcaactcatttgccttagtgacataatcttgtatagtatcaaagttcttgggatctaacatggtgagatcactatcaatttgatatcccctaatctcatcaacttgaccatacaagtcttgaaacttttgccaagcatccttgattagagtgcatttctcaatatgaaaaatgagatcctttgatacatactttcttaaggtaccaattgccatgatatttttagtgagccaatctaagtgaccaactggatcagccttaggatcagctggagcaacaatagttccatcaatgtaatgagtgagtcctttttccataagtttactccatgcatcaattttccaagtagcatagttatgtggagttaagagaggaaacttagaagaacccatagcagaaaaaaggaaagaacacaagaacacaaaagcacaagagacaccccgccaattcaatcaatcaaagtaccccccccaaagtgatgattttggcactttatacttagtgcgattacaatgagccacttgcaaaacaaggcaaagtgggcttatgatgcaaattttacaacttctcaaatgagatacaagagacttcaatcaatagtgcaatgaatctaactgagattcaagcaaatatacaagtaccaagagagccaaaaatggccaagatctgaaagtacaatttctacttacaatgacatcaatctgatagtatcatgtgaaagtagatgaaaaaatacgcactttcaaaaaaaacggcacctgaaaaggaggtcggatgaccccaaacgaagcctctgaagttgcaaaaactgggattactcagggacagtcaccaaaaactgcattttctgaaaaatccatgtatcaaaatcaaaaaattctatcaccactgcggagagcatgaaattctagcccatttcaaaaaaaattgcaccaaaaaagga
This window harbors:
- the LOC131058553 gene encoding cysteine-rich receptor-like protein kinase 6, which gives rise to MSIQKLQAHSKDPRNDDIVLKYAMQGQLSVKADVYSFGVLLLEILSERKNSDANIPNEMESLSEWAWRVYKREYASNFVDPTVAETCPEEKSLRYIQVGLFCVQADATLRPAMSNVIVMISSSSVTLPNPKKPAFINLSKSYVPKAGVKLSSGSGVRVEDYETGASGTTTSSASGVASVNDASITQVNPR
- the LOC131875493 gene encoding cysteine-rich receptor-like protein kinase 24 isoform X1, which produces MRRDSILILIFLLSSCWFICECRWSSCNNETTYSYGGTYSRNLNQVINDLYRNTSDIPEFSTSSHGDYPDNVYGLLQCVGNISVENCSECSKNAYRTVSENCSNDIGGEAWMDDCFLRYDNYDFFSEASIGAFSLPNDNYVPSNLEDYEATVTNLLKNLSEKAYESANKGFAVGSANYTTSGKVYGLVQCWRVVLVENCKKCLISARQEGEKCCLRKKGARLLGTNCKIRHETYPFFGSAESMSPEGSTKPTEAHSSERRGYSPEARLIIQEKHFVFSLEELAESTQNFDENKKLGVGGFGAVYKGTTRDGKEITVKKLSARSTQGRKEFMNEVKLLANVQHRNLVKLLGCCAEEDETLLVYEYFPNKSLDTFLFDPEKRRELSW
- the LOC131875493 gene encoding cysteine-rich repeat secretory protein 38-like isoform X2; protein product: MRRDSILILIFLLSSCWFICECRWSSCNNETTYSYGGTYSRNLNQVINDLYRNTSDIPEFSTSSHGDYPDNVYGLLQCVGNISVENCSECSKNAYRTVSENCSNDIGGEAWMDDCFLRYDNYDFFSEASIGAFSLPNDNYVPSNLEDYEATVTNLLKNLSEKAYESANKGFAVGSANYTTSGKVYGLVQCWRVVLVENCKKCLISARQEGEKCCLRKKGARLLGTNCKIRHETYPFFGSAESMSPEGSTKPTEAHSSEKSPKTLPIILGLVGVLILVFVICLIAMRKRMASAISVRQITLVTQNEGAPSNLFLCYLNFSFSD